In a single window of the Nocardiopsis composta genome:
- a CDS encoding DUF1707 SHOCT-like domain-containing protein: protein MRASDADRERVAGVLRDAAAAGRITLEELQERLDATFAARTYDDLAPLTADLPAEPGPQVPAQGGAAPARGAEQDEPLVLRAKVGNVVRRGHWRAPRRIQVSNPMGSTVLDFRSAQLPDGPVDVDLATSWGETRLVLPDGATAEIRVNSSWFGLVDSRVPEAPAPPAPHFVIHGDMRGGSLKVRYKMRLEEMFGLHD, encoded by the coding sequence ATGCGGGCCTCCGACGCCGACCGGGAGCGGGTCGCGGGCGTCCTGCGGGACGCCGCGGCCGCGGGCAGGATCACCCTGGAGGAGCTCCAGGAGCGGCTGGACGCGACGTTCGCCGCCCGCACCTATGACGACCTGGCACCGCTCACCGCGGACCTGCCCGCCGAGCCGGGCCCGCAGGTCCCAGCCCAGGGCGGTGCCGCCCCGGCGCGCGGCGCCGAGCAGGACGAACCCCTCGTGCTCCGGGCCAAGGTGGGCAACGTGGTGCGCCGCGGGCACTGGAGGGCCCCGCGCAGGATCCAGGTCTCCAACCCGATGGGCTCCACCGTGCTGGACTTCCGCTCGGCCCAGCTGCCGGACGGCCCGGTCGACGTCGACCTGGCCACCTCCTGGGGCGAGACCCGGCTGGTGCTGCCGGACGGCGCGACCGCCGAGATCCGGGTGAACTCCTCCTGGTTCGGCCTGGTCGACAGCCGGGTCCCGGAGGCCCCGGCGCCCCCCGCACCGCACTTCGTGATCCACGGCGACATGCGCGGCGGTTCGCTCAAGGTCCGCTACAAGATGCGCCTGGAAGAGATGTTCGGCCTGCACGACTAG
- a CDS encoding UvrD-helicase domain-containing protein, with protein MPKLAISPTFLSDFSRLDPGVRGAALTVVQAFMDGDETRLETVPDLADSRVRLLRIGPEWAGVVAPVPGGGRCLVAIRRSDDAPALAREVSAEPGGSAFVPPQSSAELFAGAAPPAGAPRITGPDELSAHLDKSFDEWQITLHPNQHRIVDARFAGSAQITGGPGTGKTVLALHRAAHLAARDAAEHPGDTRPSVLLTTYNRLLAQTLSGHLDRLVPEPDVRSRVQVITIDSLARSVVYEHTGLIPDALGKEALSERWREAASAEGLPYSGRFLVDEWEQVILAHDFTGAADYIRCERSGRLLHLAPEHRPQVWDAIQRYTAAMRVSGEWSYPQIAAHAAEHLRRTGARYRHVVVDEAQDLHPAQWRMLRAAVPAGPDDLFIVGDPHQRISDNRVSLASLGINVRGRGHRLRISYRVTQEILNWAMPILARHSAVGLDDDADTLAGYRSLLHGPEPVLRGCRDRNEERSALGEWVRVWLEAGVAPSSVAVAARNQWVVRHVTKELQARGIPTAPLDAPGDRSGVRVGTMHKLKGQEFRCVALVGISDPLLPPKAAIDSAEGDPVALEQVHQHERNLLFVACTRARDALYVSYVGAPSRLLPQAEHPAEEGAAEPAGSPAR; from the coding sequence GTGCCCAAGCTCGCGATCTCTCCGACCTTCCTCTCCGACTTCTCCCGCCTCGACCCCGGTGTGCGCGGCGCCGCTCTGACCGTCGTGCAGGCATTCATGGACGGCGATGAAACCCGCCTGGAGACCGTCCCGGACCTGGCCGACTCCCGGGTCCGGCTGCTGCGCATCGGCCCGGAGTGGGCCGGCGTGGTCGCACCCGTCCCGGGCGGCGGCCGCTGCCTGGTGGCGATCCGGCGCAGCGACGACGCGCCGGCCCTGGCCCGCGAGGTCTCCGCGGAGCCGGGCGGCTCCGCCTTCGTCCCGCCGCAGTCCAGCGCCGAGCTGTTCGCGGGCGCCGCGCCGCCGGCCGGCGCGCCGCGGATCACCGGCCCCGACGAACTCTCCGCCCACCTCGACAAGTCGTTCGACGAATGGCAGATCACCCTGCACCCCAACCAGCACCGCATCGTCGACGCCCGGTTCGCCGGCTCGGCGCAGATCACCGGCGGCCCCGGCACCGGGAAGACGGTGCTCGCGCTGCACCGCGCCGCGCACCTGGCCGCCCGGGACGCCGCCGAGCACCCCGGCGACACCCGCCCGTCCGTCCTGCTCACCACCTACAACCGGCTGCTCGCCCAGACCCTCTCCGGCCACCTGGACCGGCTCGTCCCCGAACCGGACGTGCGCTCCCGGGTGCAGGTGATCACCATCGACAGCCTGGCCCGCAGCGTCGTCTACGAGCACACCGGGCTGATCCCGGACGCGCTCGGCAAGGAGGCGCTCAGCGAGCGCTGGCGGGAGGCCGCCTCGGCGGAAGGGCTGCCCTACTCCGGCCGCTTCCTGGTCGACGAGTGGGAGCAGGTCATCCTGGCGCACGACTTCACCGGCGCCGCCGACTACATCCGCTGCGAGCGCAGCGGGCGCCTGCTGCACCTGGCGCCCGAGCACCGGCCGCAGGTGTGGGACGCGATCCAGCGCTACACCGCGGCGATGCGGGTCTCCGGTGAGTGGTCCTACCCGCAGATCGCCGCGCACGCCGCCGAGCACCTGCGCCGCACCGGGGCGCGCTACCGGCACGTCGTGGTGGACGAGGCGCAGGACCTGCACCCGGCGCAGTGGCGGATGCTGCGCGCCGCGGTGCCCGCCGGCCCCGACGACCTGTTCATCGTGGGCGACCCGCACCAGCGCATCTCGGACAACCGGGTCTCGCTGGCCTCGCTCGGCATCAACGTGCGCGGGCGCGGCCACCGGCTGCGGATCAGCTACCGGGTCACCCAGGAGATCCTGAACTGGGCGATGCCCATCCTGGCCCGGCACTCCGCGGTCGGCCTCGACGACGACGCCGACACCCTGGCCGGGTACCGGTCGCTGCTGCACGGCCCGGAGCCGGTGCTGCGCGGCTGCCGGGACCGCAACGAGGAGCGCAGCGCCCTCGGCGAGTGGGTGCGGGTCTGGCTGGAGGCCGGGGTCGCGCCGTCCTCGGTCGCCGTGGCGGCGCGCAACCAGTGGGTGGTCCGGCACGTCACCAAGGAGCTGCAGGCGCGCGGCATCCCGACGGCGCCGCTGGACGCCCCGGGCGACCGCTCCGGGGTCCGGGTGGGCACCATGCACAAGCTGAAGGGGCAGGAGTTCCGCTGCGTGGCCCTGGTCGGCATCAGCGACCCGCTGCTGCCGCCCAAGGCCGCCATCGACTCCGCCGAGGGCGACCCGGTCGCGCTGGAGCAGGTGCACCAGCACGAGCGGAACCTGCTCTTCGTCGCCTGCACCCGGGCCCGCGACGCGCTCTACGTGTCCTACGTGGGTGCGCCGAGCCGACTGCTGCCGCAGGCCGAGCACCCCGCGGAGGAGGGCGCCGCCGAACCGGCCGGCTCCCCGGCCCGCTGA
- the cydC gene encoding thiol reductant ABC exporter subunit CydC has translation MSAQGTGPATVPDTAEAAADPIAAGRGRGPLLRMIRLARPRGSRFALGVLLGGAATGSGVALLGVSAWLLAMAAQHPPITALSVAIVATRALGVTRGLTRYLERLVTHDAAFRTLADVRVRVYERLARTEPIRRFRSGDLVSRLVNDTEATQDLLIRGLTPPLVAVVAGGAAAAVCTALLVPGGALLAAGLLLAGLAVPLAAAALGRGPGRRQAEARGALSTSLVDALHGAPDLIAYGAMDRAVRRVEEADAELTRVARRDAGLLGFGAGATALITGLTVWGSLFLGVTAVQGGTLGPVPFAVLVLTTLAAFEIVAPLPAVAARLGAMRAAGERLFGVLDTPPLVHEPDERRTLPDPLPDELRIRGLEVCYGPDEPWALRGVDIDVRPGEKVAVLGPSGAGKSTLAAVLFRFRDPDRGTVELGGADITDYPRDEVRRAVGGVPQDPHVFTSTLRENLRLARPEAGDGELWAALRRARLADDVEAMPEGLDTEVGVHGARLSGGMRQRLALARALLAAPRVLVLDEPTAHLDPDTRDAVVADLLDAAEGCSTLLITHDLAGLDRVDRVYVLAEGRVLQQGSPAELAARDGWYRDALNPAG, from the coding sequence ATGAGCGCCCAGGGCACCGGCCCGGCGACCGTGCCGGACACCGCGGAGGCCGCCGCCGACCCGATCGCCGCCGGCCGCGGCCGGGGCCCGCTGCTCCGGATGATCCGGCTCGCCCGGCCGCGCGGTTCGCGGTTCGCGCTGGGGGTGCTGCTGGGCGGCGCGGCCACCGGGTCCGGGGTGGCGCTGCTCGGGGTGTCGGCCTGGCTGCTGGCCATGGCCGCCCAGCACCCGCCGATCACCGCGCTGAGCGTGGCCATCGTGGCGACCAGGGCGCTGGGCGTCACCCGCGGCCTGACCCGCTACCTGGAGCGGCTGGTCACCCACGACGCGGCGTTCCGCACCCTGGCCGACGTCCGGGTCCGCGTCTACGAGCGCCTGGCCCGGACCGAGCCGATCCGCCGGTTCCGCTCCGGCGACCTGGTCTCCCGGCTGGTCAACGACACCGAGGCCACCCAGGACCTGCTGATCCGCGGCCTCACCCCGCCGCTGGTCGCGGTGGTCGCCGGCGGTGCGGCCGCCGCGGTGTGCACCGCGCTGCTGGTCCCGGGCGGCGCCCTGCTCGCCGCCGGCCTGCTGCTCGCCGGGCTCGCCGTGCCGCTGGCCGCGGCGGCCCTGGGCAGGGGGCCGGGCCGGCGCCAGGCCGAGGCCCGCGGCGCCCTGTCCACCTCGCTGGTCGACGCCCTGCACGGCGCCCCCGACCTGATCGCCTACGGCGCCATGGACCGGGCGGTGCGCCGGGTGGAGGAGGCCGACGCCGAGCTGACCCGGGTGGCCCGCCGCGACGCCGGGCTGCTCGGCTTCGGCGCCGGGGCCACCGCGCTGATCACCGGGCTGACCGTGTGGGGCTCGCTGTTCCTGGGGGTCACCGCGGTGCAGGGCGGGACGCTGGGCCCGGTGCCGTTCGCGGTGCTGGTGCTGACCACGCTGGCCGCGTTCGAGATCGTGGCGCCGCTGCCCGCGGTGGCGGCGCGGCTGGGTGCGATGCGCGCCGCCGGGGAGCGGCTGTTCGGCGTGCTGGACACCCCGCCCCTGGTGCACGAGCCGGACGAGCGGCGCACCCTGCCCGACCCGCTCCCCGACGAGCTGCGCATCCGCGGCCTGGAGGTGTGCTACGGGCCGGACGAGCCGTGGGCGCTGCGCGGCGTCGACATCGACGTCCGCCCCGGGGAGAAGGTCGCGGTGCTGGGCCCCAGCGGCGCGGGCAAGAGCACCCTGGCCGCGGTGCTGTTCCGGTTCCGCGACCCGGACCGGGGCACCGTCGAGCTGGGCGGCGCGGACATCACCGACTACCCGCGGGACGAGGTGCGCCGGGCGGTCGGCGGGGTGCCGCAGGACCCGCACGTGTTCACCAGCACGCTGCGGGAGAACCTCCGGCTGGCCCGGCCCGAGGCGGGCGACGGGGAGCTGTGGGCGGCGCTGCGCCGGGCGCGGCTGGCCGACGACGTCGAGGCGATGCCGGAGGGCCTGGACACCGAGGTCGGCGTGCACGGCGCGCGGCTCAGCGGCGGCATGCGGCAGCGCCTGGCGCTGGCCCGCGCCCTGCTCGCCGCCCCGCGCGTGCTCGTCCTGGACGAGCCCACCGCCCACCTGGACCCGGACACCCGGGACGCGGTGGTGGCCGACCTGCTGGACGCCGCCGAGGGCTGCTCGACCCTGCTGATCACCCACGACCTGGCCGGCCTGGACCGGGTCGACCGGGTCTACGTGCTCGCCGAGGGCCGCGTGCTCCAGCAGGGCTCCCCGGCCGAGCTCGCCGCCCGGGACGGCTGGTACCGGGACGCCCTGAACCCGGCGGGCTGA
- a CDS encoding DUF3515 domain-containing protein: MRRRATTGASAAALLLLTGCTAGAVQVPLPSPAPEAERLCGELAGGLPDEIFGQRQVPTDPESDLVAAWGDPAIALRCGVERPESYRPDSELTVVNGVAWLPEPADRPTTYTALGREAYVEVTVPPSYSPPAEALVAVGDAVADTVPALPDGEL; the protein is encoded by the coding sequence ATGAGACGACGCGCCACCACCGGGGCATCCGCGGCGGCCCTGCTGCTCCTCACCGGATGCACCGCGGGCGCGGTCCAGGTCCCCCTCCCCTCTCCGGCCCCGGAGGCCGAGCGGCTCTGCGGCGAGCTCGCCGGCGGCCTCCCGGACGAGATCTTCGGCCAGCGGCAGGTGCCCACCGATCCGGAGTCGGACCTGGTCGCCGCCTGGGGGGACCCGGCCATCGCACTCCGCTGCGGGGTGGAGCGCCCGGAGTCCTACCGGCCCGACTCCGAGCTGACCGTGGTCAACGGCGTGGCCTGGCTGCCCGAGCCCGCGGACCGGCCGACCACCTACACCGCGCTGGGCCGCGAGGCCTATGTGGAGGTGACCGTGCCGCCGTCCTACTCGCCGCCGGCCGAGGCGCTGGTGGCGGTCGGCGATGCGGTCGCGGACACCGTTCCGGCGCTGCCCGACGGGGAGCTCTGA
- a CDS encoding Lrp/AsnC family transcriptional regulator has protein sequence MVQAYVLVQTDAGLAGDLVDRIRGIDGVTRADDVTGPYDVIVHAEAGDIDELGRLVVARIQRLDGIARTLTCPIVQI, from the coding sequence ATGGTGCAGGCCTATGTTCTCGTGCAGACCGACGCCGGGCTCGCCGGCGACCTGGTCGACCGGATCCGCGGCATCGACGGCGTCACCCGGGCCGATGACGTGACGGGCCCCTACGATGTGATCGTGCACGCCGAGGCCGGCGACATCGACGAGCTGGGCCGCCTGGTGGTCGCCCGCATCCAGCGGCTGGACGGCATCGCGCGCACGCTGACCTGTCCGATCGTGCAGATCTGA
- a CDS encoding thiamine-phosphate kinase, which translates to MASTIGDLGEFGLIARVTARFPETDDVILGPGDDAAVVGAPDRRVVATMDVLVEGAHFRRDWSAARDVGHKAVAQNCADVEAMGARPTALLIGLAVPGDLPVAWVDGFTEGVRAECAAAGAAVVGGDTVRSERIAVSVTALGSLDGGRAVTRSGARAGDSVAVTGPLGLSAAGMELLASGVEEEAVEKAGARAALDEHRRPGPPYGAGPRAARAGATAMLDVSDGLLQDLGHIAEASGVAVDVRRSALAPPPGLAEAAALLAGYGHRREAADYMLAGGEDHALAAAFPPGAVPAGWAVIGEIREGRGVTVDGRAPAPSGWDHFG; encoded by the coding sequence GTGGCGAGCACGATTGGGGACCTGGGCGAATTCGGGCTGATCGCACGCGTGACGGCCAGATTCCCCGAGACGGACGATGTAATCCTCGGACCCGGGGACGATGCCGCCGTCGTCGGCGCCCCCGACCGGCGCGTGGTGGCGACCATGGACGTGCTGGTGGAGGGGGCCCACTTCCGCCGGGACTGGTCGGCCGCGCGCGACGTCGGGCACAAGGCGGTCGCGCAGAACTGCGCCGACGTCGAGGCGATGGGCGCCCGGCCCACCGCGCTGCTCATCGGCCTGGCCGTCCCCGGCGACCTGCCGGTGGCCTGGGTCGACGGCTTCACCGAAGGGGTGCGCGCCGAGTGCGCGGCGGCCGGCGCCGCGGTGGTCGGCGGGGACACCGTGCGGTCCGAGCGGATCGCGGTCTCCGTCACCGCGCTCGGCTCCCTGGACGGGGGGCGGGCGGTGACCCGCTCGGGCGCCCGGGCCGGGGACTCGGTCGCGGTCACCGGGCCGCTCGGGCTCTCCGCCGCCGGGATGGAGCTGCTCGCCTCCGGCGTCGAGGAGGAGGCGGTGGAGAAGGCCGGGGCGCGGGCCGCCCTGGACGAGCACCGCCGCCCCGGGCCGCCCTACGGCGCGGGCCCGCGCGCGGCGCGCGCCGGCGCCACCGCCATGCTCGACGTCAGCGACGGGCTGCTGCAGGACCTCGGGCACATCGCCGAGGCCTCGGGGGTCGCCGTCGACGTGCGCCGCTCGGCCCTCGCTCCGCCGCCGGGGCTGGCCGAGGCCGCCGCGCTGCTGGCCGGATACGGCCACCGCCGGGAGGCCGCCGACTACATGCTGGCCGGGGGGGAGGACCACGCCCTGGCCGCGGCCTTCCCGCCGGGGGCGGTGCCCGCGGGCTGGGCGGTCATCGGCGAGATCCGGGAGGGGAGGGGCGTCACCGTGGACGGCCGTGCACCGGCCCCGTCCGGATGGGACCATTTCGGATGA
- the cydD gene encoding thiol reductant ABC exporter subunit CydD, whose amino-acid sequence MRPLDPRLVRTASAVRVHLAVTVAAGLAVTGLVLAQAWLLAHTIAGAAGGAGLDELSWAIAAVAAVAIARAALSYGAETAALRSAARAKSQLRRRLVAHVTGVGAEPGGAPGASPPPDQEAARSSGRSASGGTGTAGELVTLATRGLDALDDYFARYLPQLVLAVLVPLAVLVVVAGADWISALVIAVTIPLIPIFMALVGWHTQARTERRWRLLNRLGGHFLDVVEGLPTLAVFRRAKAQAAVIRRITGEQRRSTMSTLRIAFLSAFVLELLATLAVALVAVEIGIRLMYGMLDYRTALLVLILAPEAYLPLREVGARFHASMEGVAAAQQVFEELDRRPAAAPPAAAPPAGAGRPARKLPGAALGVRFERVGLTYPGRDDPALHGVDLEVPAGRRVLITGPSGSGKTSLLSLLLRFNEPTEGRVCALTPDGPVPAGDVGPDDWRRRIAWVPQHPYLFDDTVAGNIRLGAPGADDEAVRRAAGLAEADGFVRDLPDGYRTRLGERGARLSAGQRQRIALARAFLRDAPIVLLDEPTAHLDPENAAAVRRAVRRLLRDRTALVVAHDTGWSAVVDEVVEVRAGRIATEAAR is encoded by the coding sequence ATGCGCCCTCTCGACCCGCGCCTGGTCCGCACGGCGAGCGCCGTGCGGGTCCACCTGGCCGTGACCGTGGCCGCCGGCCTGGCCGTGACCGGGCTGGTGCTGGCCCAGGCGTGGCTGCTCGCCCACACCATCGCCGGTGCGGCAGGCGGCGCGGGACTCGACGAACTGTCCTGGGCGATCGCGGCCGTCGCCGCGGTGGCGATCGCCCGGGCGGCGCTGTCCTACGGCGCCGAGACCGCCGCCCTGCGCTCCGCGGCGCGCGCCAAGTCCCAACTGCGCCGCCGCCTCGTCGCCCACGTCACCGGGGTCGGCGCGGAGCCGGGCGGTGCACCGGGGGCCTCGCCACCCCCGGATCAGGAAGCGGCCCGATCGTCAGGGCGGTCCGCTTCCGGTGGGACGGGCACGGCCGGTGAACTGGTCACCCTCGCCACACGTGGCCTCGATGCTCTGGATGACTACTTCGCCCGGTATCTTCCTCAGCTCGTGCTGGCCGTGCTCGTCCCGCTCGCCGTACTCGTGGTGGTCGCCGGCGCGGACTGGATCTCCGCGCTGGTCATCGCCGTCACCATCCCGCTGATCCCGATCTTCATGGCGCTGGTGGGCTGGCACACCCAGGCCCGCACCGAGCGCCGGTGGCGGCTGCTCAACCGGCTGGGCGGGCACTTCCTGGACGTGGTGGAGGGGCTGCCCACCCTGGCGGTGTTCCGCCGGGCCAAGGCGCAGGCCGCGGTCATCCGCCGGATCACCGGCGAGCAGCGCCGCAGCACCATGTCCACGCTGCGCATCGCCTTCCTCTCCGCGTTCGTGCTGGAGCTGCTGGCCACCCTGGCCGTGGCCCTGGTCGCGGTGGAGATCGGCATCCGGCTGATGTACGGCATGCTCGACTACCGGACCGCGCTGCTGGTGCTGATCCTCGCCCCCGAGGCCTACCTGCCGCTGCGCGAGGTCGGCGCCCGGTTCCACGCCAGCATGGAGGGGGTCGCCGCGGCGCAGCAGGTCTTCGAGGAGCTGGACCGCCGCCCGGCCGCCGCGCCCCCGGCCGCCGCGCCCCCGGCCGGCGCCGGCCGCCCCGCGCGGAAGCTCCCCGGCGCCGCGCTCGGCGTCCGCTTCGAGCGGGTCGGGCTGACCTACCCCGGGCGCGACGACCCCGCGCTGCACGGGGTCGACCTGGAGGTCCCGGCCGGCCGCCGGGTGCTGATCACCGGCCCCAGCGGGTCGGGGAAGACCTCGCTGCTCTCCCTGCTGCTCCGGTTCAACGAGCCCACCGAGGGCCGCGTCTGCGCGCTCACCCCGGACGGCCCGGTGCCGGCCGGCGACGTCGGGCCGGACGACTGGCGGCGGCGGATCGCCTGGGTGCCGCAGCACCCCTACCTCTTCGACGACACCGTCGCCGGCAACATCCGGCTGGGCGCGCCCGGCGCCGACGACGAGGCCGTCCGCCGGGCCGCCGGGCTCGCCGAGGCCGACGGGTTCGTCCGGGATCTGCCGGACGGCTACCGCACCCGGCTCGGCGAGCGCGGCGCCCGGCTCTCCGCGGGCCAGCGCCAGCGGATCGCGCTGGCCCGCGCCTTCCTGCGGGACGCGCCGATCGTGCTGCTCGACGAGCCCACCGCCCACCTGGACCCGGAGAACGCCGCCGCGGTCCGCCGCGCGGTCCGGCGCCTGCTGCGCGACCGCACCGCCCTGGTCGTCGCGCACGACACCGGCTGGTCCGCGGTGGTCGACGAGGTGGTCGAGGTGCGCGCCGGCCGGATCGCCACGGAGGCCGCCCGATGA
- the cydB gene encoding cytochrome d ubiquinol oxidase subunit II: MDLATIWFIAIAVLWTGYFILEGFDFGVGVLLPFIGRKNVDRRVMINAIGPVWDGNEVWVITAGGAMFAAFPAWYATLFSGFYLPLLLILVALIARGVAFEYRAKVDTDRWRAGWDQAIFWGSAVPAFLWGVAFANIVRGVPVDGDQILAAGLLHLLNPYALLGGLTTLSLFALHGAVFLSLKTGDPVRSAARRAALRISAVAVPAGAAFLIWTQLSHGKTWTWPVAVIAAAALVLGVLLALRGREGLSFTATAVSIGAASVLLFGVLFPNVLPSTIDPAYSLTVQNASSAPYTLTVMSWVAVVFLPVVLGYQAWTYWVFRKRVTREHIEPVPAYGGGGGTGSGTAPAAPTG; this comes from the coding sequence ATGGATCTCGCGACCATCTGGTTCATCGCCATCGCGGTCCTGTGGACCGGCTACTTCATCCTGGAGGGGTTCGACTTCGGGGTCGGGGTGCTGCTGCCCTTCATCGGGCGCAAGAACGTCGACCGCCGGGTGATGATCAACGCGATCGGCCCGGTCTGGGACGGCAACGAGGTGTGGGTGATCACCGCCGGCGGCGCCATGTTCGCCGCCTTCCCCGCCTGGTACGCCACCCTGTTCAGCGGCTTCTACCTGCCGCTGCTGCTCATCCTGGTGGCGCTGATCGCCCGCGGCGTCGCCTTCGAGTACCGCGCCAAGGTCGACACCGACCGCTGGCGCGCCGGCTGGGACCAGGCGATCTTCTGGGGCAGCGCGGTGCCCGCCTTCCTGTGGGGCGTCGCCTTCGCCAACATCGTCCGGGGCGTGCCGGTGGACGGCGACCAGATCCTCGCCGCCGGCCTGCTGCACCTGCTCAACCCCTACGCGCTGCTCGGCGGCCTCACCACGCTGTCGCTGTTCGCCCTGCACGGCGCGGTGTTCCTCAGCCTCAAGACCGGTGACCCGGTCCGCTCGGCCGCCCGCCGGGCCGCACTGCGCATCTCGGCCGTGGCGGTCCCCGCCGGGGCCGCGTTCCTGATCTGGACCCAGCTGTCCCACGGAAAGACCTGGACCTGGCCGGTAGCGGTCATCGCCGCGGCCGCCCTGGTGCTGGGCGTGCTGCTGGCGCTGCGCGGCCGCGAGGGCCTCTCCTTCACCGCGACGGCGGTGTCCATCGGGGCCGCCTCGGTGCTGCTGTTCGGGGTGCTCTTCCCGAACGTGCTGCCCTCCACCATCGACCCGGCCTACAGCCTGACCGTGCAGAACGCCTCCTCGGCGCCCTACACCCTCACCGTGATGTCCTGGGTGGCGGTGGTCTTCCTCCCCGTGGTGCTGGGCTACCAGGCATGGACCTACTGGGTCTTCCGCAAGCGCGTGACCCGCGAGCACATCGAGCCGGTCCCCGCTTATGGTGGCGGTGGGGGAACCGGGAGCGGCACCGCGCCGGCCGCCCCGACCGGCTGA
- a CDS encoding cytochrome ubiquinol oxidase subunit I has product MEALDLARWQFGVTTIYHFLFVPLTIGLSVIVASFQTAWYRTGKHSYLQATKFFGKLFLINFAMGVVTGIVQEFQFGMNWSEYSRFVGDVFGAPLAMEALLAFFLESTFIGLWIFGWDKLSRRVHLACIWLAAIGTNMSAYFILAANAWMRHPVGFDVDPETGRARLTDIWAVLSNTQAWSTYLHVVSAAFITAGLFVVAVSAFKLWRARHHGDTGNKGVTPPAGEGELFRKTLRAGMVVTLIAGAVVVFSGDHQAKLAAQYEPMKLAAAEAHWDTEEGAPFSTFAVGDTDARENSIDLTIPHVLSFLATGKIDGTVEGMNDLQAQYEEQYAEYGDVDYIPNVFVMYWSFRLMIGLGLAGVAVSLLGLWLTRGSRLPKTRWFYYAAIAALPAALSANIFGWVLTEMGRQPWTVHGELLTAQSVSPGVSLGQVAFSLTVFTLVYGVLAVIEAGLLWRYVKAGPAHVAPEPAEGDSDDASVPAFVY; this is encoded by the coding sequence ATGGAAGCACTGGACCTGGCGCGGTGGCAGTTCGGGGTCACCACGATCTACCACTTCCTGTTCGTACCGCTCACGATCGGCCTCTCGGTCATCGTCGCCTCGTTCCAGACGGCCTGGTACCGGACGGGGAAGCACTCCTACCTGCAGGCCACCAAGTTCTTCGGGAAGCTCTTCCTGATCAACTTCGCGATGGGCGTGGTCACCGGCATCGTGCAGGAGTTCCAGTTCGGCATGAACTGGAGCGAGTACTCGCGGTTCGTCGGCGACGTGTTCGGGGCCCCGCTGGCGATGGAGGCGCTGCTCGCCTTCTTCCTGGAGTCCACCTTCATCGGACTGTGGATCTTCGGCTGGGACAAGCTCTCCCGCCGGGTGCACCTGGCCTGCATCTGGCTGGCGGCGATCGGGACCAACATGTCCGCCTACTTCATCCTCGCGGCCAACGCCTGGATGCGGCACCCTGTCGGCTTCGACGTCGACCCGGAGACCGGGCGCGCCCGGCTCACCGACATCTGGGCGGTGCTCTCCAACACCCAGGCCTGGTCCACCTACCTGCACGTGGTCTCGGCCGCGTTCATCACCGCCGGGCTGTTCGTGGTCGCGGTCAGCGCCTTCAAGCTCTGGCGCGCCCGGCACCACGGCGACACCGGGAACAAGGGCGTCACGCCGCCCGCCGGCGAGGGCGAGCTGTTCCGCAAGACGCTGCGCGCCGGCATGGTCGTCACGCTGATCGCCGGGGCGGTCGTCGTCTTCTCCGGCGACCACCAGGCCAAGCTCGCCGCGCAGTACGAGCCGATGAAGCTCGCCGCGGCCGAGGCGCACTGGGACACCGAGGAGGGCGCCCCGTTCTCCACCTTCGCCGTCGGCGACACCGACGCCCGGGAGAACAGCATCGACCTCACCATCCCGCACGTGCTCAGCTTCCTGGCCACCGGGAAGATCGACGGCACCGTCGAGGGGATGAACGACCTCCAGGCGCAGTACGAGGAGCAGTACGCCGAGTACGGCGACGTGGACTACATCCCCAACGTGTTCGTCATGTACTGGTCGTTCCGGCTGATGATCGGCCTGGGCCTGGCCGGCGTCGCGGTCTCGCTGCTGGGCCTGTGGCTGACCCGCGGCAGCCGGCTGCCGAAGACCCGCTGGTTCTACTACGCCGCGATCGCCGCGCTGCCCGCCGCGCTGAGCGCCAACATCTTCGGCTGGGTCCTCACCGAGATGGGCCGGCAGCCCTGGACGGTCCACGGCGAGCTGCTCACCGCGCAGAGCGTCTCCCCCGGGGTGAGCCTGGGGCAGGTCGCCTTCTCGCTCACGGTGTTCACCCTGGTCTACGGGGTGCTCGCGGTCATCGAGGCGGGTCTGCTGTGGCGCTACGTCAAGGCCGGCCCCGCCCACGTCGCCCCCGAGCCCGCCGAGGGCGACTCCGACGACGCCTCCGTCCCCGCCTTCGTGTACTGA
- a CDS encoding DUF3817 domain-containing protein, with amino-acid sequence MSSSAPAAPRQRTEPVLTAFRIIAAAEAVTWVGLLIGMFFKRVVAWSELGVQIFGPLHGIAFIVYVVVAAIAWYRLRWGLWTGVIALAASVPPLGTVLFERMASARGLLDAPAPAGEERSAPVGG; translated from the coding sequence ATGTCCTCCTCCGCCCCCGCCGCGCCGCGGCAGCGCACCGAGCCGGTGCTCACCGCCTTCCGGATCATCGCCGCCGCCGAGGCGGTCACCTGGGTCGGGCTGCTGATCGGCATGTTCTTCAAGCGGGTGGTGGCCTGGAGCGAACTGGGGGTGCAGATCTTCGGGCCGCTGCACGGGATCGCCTTCATCGTCTACGTGGTCGTCGCCGCGATCGCCTGGTACCGCCTCCGCTGGGGGCTGTGGACCGGCGTCATCGCGTTGGCGGCGAGCGTGCCCCCGCTGGGCACCGTCCTCTTCGAGCGGATGGCCAGCGCCCGCGGCCTGCTGGACGCCCCGGCGCCGGCCGGAGAGGAGCGGTCCGCGCCGGTCGGCGGGTGA